Proteins from one Brevibacillus humidisoli genomic window:
- a CDS encoding metallophosphoesterase family protein, whose protein sequence is MISFIHMADVHLDAPLKSLSEKYELRQQDFRQTMKRVRDLVLSRQVDYWLIAGDLLEYHGGTRATASFLQDLFASVAPVPVCIAPGNHDPWLEDSFYRTLEWSSNVIFFTPEWGAYEFPEKSCVVYGWGFPQTHVSQSPMQDFPGKLPGYQNHLMVLHATVGEDGDHHPYAPVSLAELAQTGVDYAALGHIHKPRTYLHPHTGSPFAAYPGTPEGLTVKESDERHVLYGQLDETGRVALEAISVQSRRIRKVEVELQGAESMEAIFKRVETALASEHQDDLLFIELVGERASHLVPSLDLLYAQYGSYFFVRFEDKSWPDLDEQQLLQQGGILARWLEKLAEQAERSDDPRERLIAQTARREALRQIGGMLR, encoded by the coding sequence ATGATTTCTTTTATCCATATGGCTGACGTTCATCTCGATGCGCCGCTCAAGTCGCTGTCAGAGAAATACGAGCTGAGGCAGCAAGATTTCCGCCAGACCATGAAACGAGTACGGGACCTTGTCCTCTCCAGACAGGTCGATTATTGGCTGATCGCTGGCGATCTTCTGGAGTACCATGGGGGTACGCGGGCCACTGCCTCCTTTCTGCAGGACTTGTTTGCCAGCGTGGCACCGGTTCCCGTCTGTATTGCACCCGGAAATCACGACCCCTGGTTGGAAGATTCATTTTACCGGACGCTTGAGTGGTCCTCTAATGTCATCTTCTTTACTCCAGAGTGGGGAGCTTACGAGTTCCCCGAAAAGTCGTGCGTAGTCTATGGTTGGGGATTTCCGCAGACGCACGTCTCTCAATCCCCTATGCAGGATTTCCCAGGAAAGCTGCCGGGATACCAAAACCATCTGATGGTTCTGCATGCCACGGTAGGAGAGGATGGCGATCATCACCCTTACGCGCCGGTCTCGCTGGCTGAGCTGGCTCAGACAGGTGTCGATTATGCCGCTCTGGGCCACATCCATAAGCCTCGTACTTATCTCCATCCGCATACCGGCTCTCCGTTTGCCGCTTATCCCGGTACCCCAGAGGGTCTTACCGTCAAGGAAAGCGATGAAAGACATGTGCTCTATGGTCAACTCGATGAGACGGGTAGGGTTGCGCTGGAGGCGATCTCTGTCCAGTCGAGGCGAATACGCAAAGTAGAGGTAGAACTGCAGGGAGCCGAGTCCATGGAAGCGATTTTCAAGCGAGTGGAGACGGCACTTGCATCTGAACATCAGGATGATCTCTTGTTCATCGAGTTAGTCGGCGAACGGGCCAGTCATTTGGTTCCATCGCTCGATTTGCTATACGCCCAGTACGGTTCTTATTTTTTTGTCCGTTTTGAGGACAAGTCATGGCCGGATCTGGATGAGCAGCAGCTTCTGCAGCAGGGCGGCATCCTTGCTCGCTGGCTGGAAAAGTTGGCAGAACAGGCCGAACGAAGTGATGATCCGCGGGAGCGGCTGATCGCCCAGACGGCTCGACGAGAAGCGCTGAGACAGATCGGGGGGATGCTGAGGTGA
- a CDS encoding LarC family nickel insertion protein, translating to MRIAYLDCFSGISGDMTLAALVDAGADREEIERQLRKLPLGSFRMEWRNVVKKGVSALKVDVIDEELYHYHAQEHQHHDHSATHEHHGHDHEHHHDHVHQHHQHHHDHTHEHDHGHHHDHTHEHDHGHHHDHTHEHDHGHQHGHHHHHHHAHRAYREIVELIQAAGYSPRVTERALAIFQVIGASEAKIHNVPIDTVHFHEVGALDSIVDIVGVALALENLNIDTVYSGPIPTGSGYVRCDHGLYPVPAPATLEMLKNIPLRFTTIEKELTTPTGAGIAAALVKQFGPLPAMTVESIGYGAGTRDLPDQPNVLRVLIGQPNQ from the coding sequence ATGAGAATTGCCTATTTGGATTGCTTTTCCGGGATCAGCGGTGATATGACGCTCGCAGCACTTGTTGATGCCGGAGCTGATCGGGAAGAGATTGAACGTCAACTGCGAAAACTGCCGCTTGGCAGCTTCCGGATGGAGTGGCGAAACGTAGTGAAAAAAGGGGTTTCCGCCTTAAAAGTAGATGTGATTGATGAAGAGCTTTATCACTACCATGCACAAGAGCACCAACATCATGACCACTCAGCGACACACGAGCATCACGGTCACGATCATGAACACCACCATGACCATGTCCATCAGCATCATCAGCATCATCACGATCACACGCACGAGCACGATCATGGGCATCATCATGATCACACGCATGAGCATGATCATGGGCATCATCATGATCACACGCACGAGCACGATCATGGGCATCAGCACGGGCACCACCATCACCACCATCATGCACACAGAGCGTACCGCGAGATCGTTGAGCTGATTCAGGCCGCCGGATACTCGCCGCGGGTAACGGAGCGGGCTTTGGCCATCTTCCAGGTAATCGGCGCTTCTGAAGCAAAGATCCATAACGTGCCGATCGATACGGTTCACTTCCATGAAGTGGGGGCACTGGACTCCATCGTCGATATCGTCGGGGTGGCACTGGCACTGGAAAACCTCAACATCGACACCGTCTATAGCGGTCCGATCCCAACCGGAAGCGGGTATGTCCGCTGTGACCACGGTTTGTATCCTGTACCGGCACCAGCCACATTGGAAATGTTAAAAAACATTCCGCTTCGTTTCACGACAATCGAAAAAGAGTTAACCACGCCTACTGGTGCGGGAATTGCCGCTGCCCTGGTCAAGCAGTTCGGCCCGCTGCCTGCGATGACAGTGGAATCGATCGGTTATGGTGCAGGAACACGCGATCTGCCTGACCAGCCAAATGTGCTGCGTGTACTGATCGGACAGCCAAATCAATAG
- the larC gene encoding nickel insertion protein produces the protein MMIWIHSDRPLTLKRLLNAWKQLDFSQVKAGDGSPSSHEERLSRIVEASLPYRRQGEEGFWQEEEAALYTLSDLIGRSLSVAVTPLVVPLSVPALWLPLLTGWEVRRWQQAEELFSPLALLWLREWGARTDHMLSGTVLHAVEADGVGLLLCQRDDGPSIVHEQRNHTEEHVDEAMFLLQVNLDDASPEWMAYAMSALFAAGANDVSFFPMTMKKGRPGTMVQVMCYASQLEVMKELLFRETTTFGVRYFPVVCHRLARRFCQVETRWGEVTVKLGYLRGERVQVAPEYAHCAALAERAGVPLKQVYQEALAIAVTQTPQQM, from the coding sequence ATGATGATCTGGATACATAGTGATCGACCGCTGACGCTGAAGCGGCTGTTGAATGCATGGAAGCAGTTGGACTTCTCGCAGGTAAAGGCAGGTGACGGCAGCCCCTCTTCACATGAAGAGCGGCTCAGTCGTATTGTGGAAGCTTCGCTTCCGTATCGGAGACAGGGGGAGGAGGGGTTTTGGCAGGAGGAAGAAGCAGCGCTGTACACACTGTCCGATCTGATTGGTCGGAGTCTCTCGGTTGCGGTGACGCCGCTGGTGGTGCCGCTGTCCGTTCCTGCACTGTGGCTGCCGTTGTTGACCGGTTGGGAAGTGCGCAGGTGGCAGCAAGCAGAAGAGCTCTTTTCGCCATTGGCACTGCTGTGGCTCCGGGAATGGGGAGCACGGACTGATCATATGCTGTCAGGCACCGTGCTGCATGCGGTGGAAGCGGATGGTGTAGGCTTGCTGCTCTGTCAGAGAGACGATGGGCCATCTATCGTGCATGAACAGAGGAATCACACGGAAGAACATGTCGATGAAGCGATGTTTCTGCTGCAGGTGAATCTGGACGATGCCAGCCCGGAGTGGATGGCTTATGCGATGTCCGCTCTCTTTGCCGCCGGTGCCAATGATGTCTCCTTTTTTCCCATGACAATGAAAAAGGGGCGACCGGGCACGATGGTCCAGGTGATGTGCTATGCCAGCCAACTGGAAGTGATGAAAGAGCTGCTGTTTCGAGAGACAACCACATTTGGTGTTCGCTACTTTCCTGTCGTCTGTCATCGTTTGGCACGCCGCTTTTGTCAGGTAGAGACCAGATGGGGAGAAGTGACGGTCAAGCTAGGCTACCTGCGTGGTGAACGAGTGCAGGTAGCCCCGGAATACGCGCACTGTGCCGCTTTGGCCGAACGGGCAGGAGTCCCCTTAAAACAGGTCTACCAGGAAGCACTCGCGATCGCCGTCACCCAAACACCGCAGCAGATGTGA
- a CDS encoding M23 family metallopeptidase — translation MRFIHLIIACSLCMPFAPLYGGERAEAAAMISEPATKQTSKGSSLTRERMELFQWMEALYGVPWHYLAAIDQYERTINKKRKSAPVTDRLTAITIPPAVWSGYLNPEEDDTDESSISFFGGIGIDGSGDGQADQQNDIDVLTAMIRFLSDFGYAREDFRIGVWMYYRRDRAVKTIDQFAAVYEKYQTLQLDQHAFPIPRRYTYSYRSTWGDPRGWGGRRIHEGTDIFADYGTPVLATGYGVVEVVGWNRYGGWRVGIRDMNNIYHYFAHLSSFRKGLKAGDIVEPGQVIGYVGSSGYGKPGTSGKFPPHLHYGMYRDTGSGEWSFDPYPQLRSWEREMRRKKK, via the coding sequence ATGCGGTTTATCCATCTGATCATCGCATGCAGCCTGTGTATGCCGTTTGCGCCGCTATATGGCGGCGAACGAGCCGAGGCAGCAGCGATGATTTCTGAACCGGCAACGAAACAAACCTCTAAAGGCTCCTCTCTCACGCGGGAGCGAATGGAACTGTTTCAGTGGATGGAAGCCCTATATGGAGTCCCCTGGCACTATCTGGCTGCCATTGACCAGTATGAGCGGACGATCAATAAGAAGCGGAAATCAGCACCTGTGACAGACCGATTGACAGCCATCACCATCCCTCCGGCTGTCTGGTCCGGCTATCTGAATCCGGAGGAGGATGACACAGACGAATCATCCATTTCTTTCTTCGGTGGTATCGGGATTGACGGTTCCGGTGACGGACAGGCAGATCAACAGAACGACATCGACGTGCTGACAGCCATGATCCGTTTCTTATCCGATTTCGGCTATGCCCGTGAAGACTTTCGTATTGGTGTCTGGATGTACTACCGACGCGACCGCGCCGTCAAAACCATCGATCAGTTTGCAGCAGTATACGAGAAATATCAAACGCTCCAATTGGATCAGCATGCTTTCCCCATCCCCAGACGATACACCTATAGCTATCGCAGCACCTGGGGCGATCCTCGCGGCTGGGGGGGCAGGCGAATCCACGAGGGAACAGACATCTTTGCCGACTACGGAACACCGGTACTGGCCACTGGATACGGCGTCGTTGAGGTAGTTGGCTGGAATCGATACGGAGGCTGGCGCGTCGGCATCCGGGACATGAACAATATTTATCATTACTTCGCCCATCTCTCTTCGTTTCGGAAGGGGTTAAAGGCTGGAGACATTGTCGAACCAGGACAAGTCATCGGGTACGTAGGCAGTTCTGGTTACGGAAAGCCTGGTACATCAGGGAAGTTTCCGCCCCACCTGCATTATGGAATGTACAGAGATACTGGCTCCGGTGAATGGTCATTTGATCCTTATCCCCAACTGCGGAGTTGGGAACGGGAGATGAGACGAAAGAAGAAATAA